In one window of Erythrolamprus reginae isolate rEryReg1 chromosome 1, rEryReg1.hap1, whole genome shotgun sequence DNA:
- the OPRM1 gene encoding mu-type opioid receptor, which yields MEEESWNQSEPNSTQLFCGGPNGTLGGPGDSLCSEVSPSMITAIVIMALYSVVCVVGLFGNFLVMYVIIRYTKMKTATNIYIFNLALADALATSTLPFQSVNYLLGTWPFGTTICKIVISIDYYNMFTSIFTLCTMSVDRYIAVCHPVKALDFRTPRNAKIVNVCNWIISSAIGIPVMVMATTKESNGSIDCTLKFSHPTWYWENLLKICVFIFAFIMPILIITVCYGLMILRLKSVRMLSGSKEKDRNLRRITRMVLVVVAVFIVCWTPIHIYVIIKALVHIPETTFQTISWHFCIALGYTNSCLNPILYAFLDENFKRCFREFCIPTTSTIDQQNSTRIRQNTRERASSAHTMDRTNQQV from the exons ATGGAAGAGGAGAGCTGGAACCAGAGCGAGCCCAACAGCACCCAGCTGTTTTGCGGCGGACCCAATGGGACTCTTGGGGGACCAGGAGACAGTTTATGTTCGGAGGTCAGCCCTTCCATGATCACAGCCATAGTGATCATGGCCCTCTATTCCGTCGTATGTGTAGTGGGGCTCTTCGGGAACTTCTTGGTCATGTATGTCATCATCAG atATACCAAAATGAAGACTGCCACCAACATTTACATTTTCAACCTTGCCTTGGCCGATGCCTTAGCAACAAGTACGCTGCCATTTCAAAGCGTGAATTATCTTCTGGGAACATGGCCATTCGGTACCACTATTTGTAAGATTGTAATATCCATAGATTATTATAACATGTTCACAAgtattttcaccctctgcaccaTGAGCGTGGACCGCTACATAGCAGTTTGCCACCCGGTCAAGGCTTTGGATTTCCGCACCCCTCGAAATGCCAAGATTGTCAATGTCTGTAACTGGATCATTTCTTCAGCAATCGGCATTCCAGTGATGGTGATGGCAACCACCAAAGAGAGCAATG GATCTATTGATTGCACGCTTAAGTTTTCGCATCCAACCTGGTATTGGGAGAACCTACTGAAAATCTGTGTTTTCATCTTTGCCTTCATCATGCCCATCTTAATCATAACGGTCTGCTATGGATTGATGATTTTACGTCTGAAGAGTGTACGAATGCTCTCTGGTTCCAAGGAAAAGGACCGAAATCTTCGGAGGATCACCAGGATGGTCCTCGTGGTGGTGGCTGTTTTCATTGTCTGCTGGACTCCAATCCATATTTACGTCATCATCAAAGCCTTGGTCCATATTCCAGAAACTACTTTTCAAACCATCTCCTGGCACTTCTGCATTGCATTAGGATACACCAATAGCTGTCTCAATCCCATCCTTTATGCCTTCCTAGATGAAAACTTCAAAAGATGTTTCAGAGAATTCTGTATCCCAACAACTTCAACCATCGACCAGCAAAACTCCACCCGCATCCGTCAGAACACCCGGGAGCGTGCCTCCAGTGCCCATACAATGGACAGGACTAACCAACAGGTATGA